The nucleotide sequence ATTGAGGAGTTTCCTATATATCGTAGCTCAATTTAAATTCTTAACAGCTTAGACCTTTGATATGAATTTAGGATTATGGATGCTACGTCATCCTGAATTTGTTTCAGGATCTAGGATGAGCGTAAATTCTTTTCATGTTAGATTCTGAAACGAGTTCAGCATGACGCGAAACTCAACTACAAGTCTTCGTAAAGATCCTTCAATTCTGGATTCATCGATTTTACCAGATTCCATTTCCATTCTTTATGCCAGTTTTTCAATTGTTTCTCCCTGGCGATGGCTTGATGAATTTTTGAAAATTCTTCGAAATAAATTAA is from Salegentibacter mishustinae and encodes:
- a CDS encoding GIY-YIG nuclease family protein — protein: MKNSYIYILSNSTRTMIYIGVTSDLKKRITEHRSDMGSLFARKYHLKFLIYFEEFSKIHQAIAREKQLKNWHKEWKWNLVKSMNPELKDLYEDL